A DNA window from Dendrosporobacter quercicolus contains the following coding sequences:
- a CDS encoding SDH family Clp fold serine proteinase has translation MNIGITDILWVFILAITLLPMIQQRSIAEKRLSLLRRIETRRHSRVISLIHRQEAISFLGIPISRYINVEDSEHILRAIRLTPVDMPIDLILHTPGGLVLASEQIARALQQHQAKVTIFVPHYAMSGGTMISLAADEIILDPNAVLGPVDPQLGQYPAASILKVLKQKNIDRIDDNTLILADMAEKAVRQVQDFVTSLLLDKMPPEQAGELAKTLAEGRWTHDYPITCDKLRAMGLATVCTDLPLEVYELMELYPQPAQQRPSVQYIPLPYDNGKKPPG, from the coding sequence ATGAACATTGGTATTACCGATATCCTGTGGGTGTTTATTCTGGCAATCACCCTGCTGCCCATGATCCAGCAAAGAAGCATAGCGGAAAAAAGACTAAGCCTGCTCCGCCGCATTGAGACCAGACGGCACTCCCGTGTCATCAGCCTCATTCATCGCCAGGAGGCAATCAGTTTCTTGGGCATTCCTATTTCCCGCTATATCAATGTGGAGGACTCCGAACATATCCTGCGGGCCATTCGCCTGACTCCGGTCGATATGCCGATTGATTTGATCCTGCATACACCGGGCGGGCTGGTTCTGGCATCCGAACAAATTGCCCGCGCTCTGCAGCAGCACCAGGCCAAGGTAACCATATTTGTCCCCCATTATGCAATGTCCGGCGGAACCATGATCTCGCTGGCCGCAGACGAAATCATCCTGGACCCCAACGCCGTATTGGGACCGGTCGATCCGCAGCTTGGCCAGTATCCGGCGGCCTCTATTCTTAAGGTTCTGAAACAAAAGAACATTGACCGTATCGACGATAATACCCTCATCCTGGCCGATATGGCGGAAAAAGCAGTGCGCCAGGTACAGGACTTCGTCACTTCCCTGCTGTTGGATAAAATGCCGCCCGAACAGGCCGGTGAATTAGCCAAAACCCTGGCCGAGGGACGCTGGACGCATGATTATCCCATTACTTGCGATAAATTGCGCGCGATGGGCCTGGCTACCGTTTGCACCGACCTGCCGTTAGAGGTATACGAACTGATGGAGCTTTACCCTCAGCCGGCCCAGCAGCGGCCCTCGGTGCAGTACATTCCGCTGCCCTACGACAACGGAAAAAAACCGCCAGGATAA
- a CDS encoding radical SAM protein — protein sequence MCVLTALFADKNGEIYDAPGYQATGRTGGKVAGLLPDDLIALPEGADLMYLPGRTALGIADGRLAPLPGQALAVAAILPAGYTRTHLPAFAKLAGAPVLPLYGYAAVALWQDELYVAAVASDDSAKWRPGDYNTARLRKLVAKVRKELPGNRLVEQLAGCSLKWRCATAQNLFYRRWEAGIPASPVCNANCFGCISLQPAECCPSPQSRIDFKPTPREIAAVGVYHLSAAPEPIISFGQGCEGEPALAAGNIAAGIRLIRAQTGRGQINMNTNAGYTAGIKEIVKAGLDTMRVSIISALPETYQAYYRSNYTLDDVKASIVFAKDRGIYVSLNMLSFPGLNDRPEEVQAWGDFLAETGVDMIQLRNLNVDPDAFLAMMPPERQPPLGVKPFLQLLQQSFPDIAIGSFSHFVLKNGQ from the coding sequence ATGTGTGTGCTGACAGCGTTATTTGCTGACAAAAACGGGGAGATATATGATGCGCCCGGCTACCAGGCCACAGGGCGGACCGGCGGCAAAGTGGCCGGATTGCTCCCGGACGATTTGATTGCTCTGCCGGAGGGCGCTGATTTAATGTATTTACCGGGCCGTACCGCTCTGGGCATTGCGGATGGACGGCTGGCCCCTTTGCCTGGGCAGGCGCTGGCGGTTGCGGCTATTTTGCCGGCCGGATACACCCGTACCCATTTGCCGGCCTTCGCTAAGCTGGCCGGCGCGCCGGTTTTACCGCTGTATGGCTATGCGGCGGTGGCCTTGTGGCAAGACGAGTTGTATGTAGCGGCGGTAGCCAGCGATGACAGCGCTAAATGGCGGCCGGGCGATTACAATACTGCTCGATTAAGAAAGCTGGTCGCTAAAGTGAGGAAAGAGCTGCCTGGAAACAGGCTTGTTGAACAATTGGCAGGTTGTTCGCTGAAATGGCGTTGCGCAACAGCGCAGAATTTATTTTACCGGCGCTGGGAAGCCGGTATTCCGGCCTCGCCGGTCTGCAATGCCAACTGTTTTGGCTGTATTTCCCTGCAGCCGGCGGAATGCTGTCCCTCGCCGCAGAGCCGGATTGACTTTAAGCCGACGCCCCGGGAGATTGCTGCGGTAGGCGTTTACCATTTAAGCGCGGCCCCTGAACCAATCATCAGCTTCGGGCAGGGCTGCGAGGGGGAGCCGGCGCTGGCGGCCGGCAATATTGCCGCCGGAATCAGGCTGATTCGGGCCCAAACCGGCCGGGGACAAATTAATATGAATACAAATGCCGGTTATACCGCCGGAATAAAGGAAATTGTCAAAGCCGGTCTGGATACCATGCGGGTGAGTATCATCAGTGCCTTGCCGGAGACCTATCAGGCTTATTACCGCAGCAATTATACACTGGACGATGTCAAGGCTTCGATCGTCTTTGCCAAAGACCGGGGAATATACGTCTCGCTGAATATGCTGTCTTTTCCGGGGCTGAATGACCGGCCGGAAGAAGTACAGGCCTGGGGAGATTTTCTGGCTGAAACCGGCGTTGATATGATTCAACTGCGCAATCTTAATGTTGATCCTGATGCTTTTTTGGCAATGATGCCGCCGGAGCGGCAACCGCCGCTGGGCGTAAAACCTTTTTTGCAGTTGTTGCAGCAAAGCTTCCCTGATATTGCCATTGGCAGCTTTAGCCATTTTGTCCTGAAAAATGGGCAATAA
- the rpmE gene encoding 50S ribosomal protein L31, which produces MKEKIHPAYNVATVVCGCGNTFTTGSIKKELRVDVCSKCHPFFTGQQRNITAGGRIEKFNKRYSK; this is translated from the coding sequence ATGAAAGAAAAAATTCACCCTGCGTACAATGTAGCAACAGTAGTCTGCGGTTGCGGCAACACCTTTACTACCGGTTCAATTAAAAAGGAACTGCGGGTTGATGTATGCTCGAAGTGTCATCCGTTCTTTACTGGCCAGCAGCGGAATATTACAGCCGGCGGACGTATTGAGAAATTCAATAAACGTTACAGTAAATAA
- a CDS encoding DUF1385 domain-containing protein, giving the protein MATKVNIGGQAVIEGVMMRGPGHIATAVREPSGSINVRKEKLASISERYPILKKPMLRGVVALGESLIHGLKALSFSAQAAGDEGEELSDREIAMTMLFSLGLAIVLFVIIPTYAAKYIHSAITDSRLLNLAEGGLRMAIFFVYIYGISRMKDIQRVFEYHGAEHKTIHAYEAGLPLNVENIRPFSTLHPRCGTAFLLVVMVVSIIMFAFLGWPDLWLRILSRIALMPVVAGVSYEIIRFAGRSDNALVKLAMLPGLWLQKLTTREPSDDQIEVAIRALEEVRPEQPAASI; this is encoded by the coding sequence GTGGCGACTAAAGTTAATATCGGCGGGCAGGCTGTCATTGAAGGGGTCATGATGCGCGGCCCTGGTCATATTGCCACAGCAGTGCGCGAGCCGTCCGGCAGTATTAATGTCAGAAAAGAAAAACTGGCCTCAATTTCCGAACGGTATCCTATTCTTAAAAAGCCAATGCTGCGCGGTGTTGTTGCACTCGGCGAGTCGCTCATTCATGGTTTAAAGGCCCTGTCGTTTTCCGCTCAGGCCGCCGGCGATGAGGGAGAAGAGCTTTCTGACCGGGAAATTGCGATGACCATGTTGTTTTCGCTGGGGCTGGCAATTGTATTATTTGTTATTATACCAACCTATGCGGCAAAATATATTCACAGCGCAATTACCGATTCACGGCTGCTTAATCTGGCTGAAGGCGGGCTGAGAATGGCAATATTCTTCGTTTACATTTATGGTATTTCCCGGATGAAGGATATCCAGCGGGTGTTCGAATATCATGGCGCTGAACATAAAACCATTCACGCTTATGAGGCCGGCCTGCCGTTAAATGTGGAAAACATTCGACCGTTTAGTACGCTGCATCCGCGGTGCGGCACTGCTTTTCTGCTGGTGGTCATGGTTGTCAGCATCATTATGTTCGCCTTTCTGGGCTGGCCCGACTTATGGCTGCGCATCTTGTCCCGCATTGCGTTGATGCCGGTTGTCGCCGGAGTATCTTATGAAATCATCCGCTTTGCCGGCCGCAGCGATAACGCGCTTGTTAAACTGGCTATGCTGCCCGGCCTTTGGCTGCAGAAGCTGACTACCCGGGAACCAAGCGACGACCAAATTGAAGTGGCCATCCGGGCCTTGGAGGAAGTGCGGCCGGAGCAGCCGGCGGCCAGCATTTAA
- the prfA gene encoding peptide chain release factor 1, producing MLDKLQAVEDKYLELESLISDPAVIANQQEWRKYTREHAKLGEIVAKFRDYKKVQQALSEAREMMKEKLDDDFREMVELEFAEMKEQSAKLEQELPILLLPKDPNDDKSVIVEIRGGAGGDEAALFAGDLFRMYTRYAEIQGWRTELLDASPTELGGFKEVVFVIDGYGAYSKLKYESGVHRVQRVPTTESSGRIHTSTVTVAVLPEAEEVEIAIHPNELRIDTYCASGAGGQHVNKTESAVRITHLPSGIVVQCQDEKSQLKNRDKAMRVLRAKVLELAQEEQRAEVAENRKSQVGTGDRSERIRTYNFPQGRVTDHRIGLTLHKLDFVLNGDIEELIAALVTADQSEKLKQVE from the coding sequence GTGCTCGATAAGCTGCAGGCAGTTGAAGATAAATACTTGGAGCTGGAGTCGCTAATCAGCGACCCGGCGGTTATTGCCAATCAGCAGGAGTGGCGGAAATACACCAGGGAACATGCTAAACTTGGTGAAATTGTGGCTAAATTCAGGGACTACAAAAAGGTTCAGCAGGCCTTGAGCGAAGCCAGGGAAATGATGAAAGAAAAACTGGATGACGACTTTAGGGAAATGGTTGAGCTTGAGTTTGCCGAAATGAAGGAACAGAGTGCGAAATTGGAGCAAGAGCTGCCAATCCTGCTGCTGCCTAAAGATCCCAATGATGATAAAAGTGTTATAGTGGAGATTCGCGGCGGCGCCGGCGGGGATGAAGCGGCGCTGTTTGCCGGCGATTTGTTCCGGATGTACACCCGTTATGCCGAAATTCAGGGTTGGAGGACAGAACTGCTTGACGCCAGTCCAACCGAACTGGGCGGTTTTAAAGAGGTTGTCTTTGTCATTGATGGCTACGGTGCTTACAGCAAGCTGAAATATGAAAGCGGCGTCCATCGGGTGCAGCGGGTGCCGACGACCGAATCAAGCGGCCGGATTCACACCTCTACAGTAACGGTGGCGGTTTTGCCTGAAGCCGAGGAGGTGGAAATTGCCATTCATCCCAACGAACTCAGAATTGACACTTACTGCGCCAGCGGCGCCGGCGGGCAGCATGTCAATAAAACTGAGTCGGCGGTACGGATCACGCACTTACCGAGCGGGATCGTGGTGCAATGCCAGGATGAGAAGTCACAGTTGAAGAACCGGGATAAAGCGATGCGGGTGCTGCGGGCTAAAGTACTGGAACTGGCGCAGGAAGAGCAGCGGGCTGAAGTGGCTGAAAACCGGAAAAGTCAGGTTGGCACCGGTGACCGCAGCGAACGGATTCGTACTTACAATTTTCCGCAGGGCCGGGTTACCGATCATCGTATCGGCCTGACTCTGCATAAGCTTGACTTTGTGTTGAACGGTGATATCGAAGAGCTGATTGCCGCCTTGGTTACTGCTGATCAGAGCGAAAAATTAAAACAGGTTGAATGA
- the prmC gene encoding peptide chain release factor N(5)-glutamine methyltransferase has product MKKTNEIWTIGSILKWTGQYFGEKGVENPRLDAEVLLSHILGMERIQLYVHFEQPLQQHELAEFRAAVKKRATRIPVAYITGCKEFMGLNFTVAPEVLIPRPDTEILVEASLERLNNIGQPHILDIGTGSGAIIISLLARLPAACGAAVDISDKALAVAGGNAAKHQVGDRLTLHRGDVYQPVAGQTYHAILSNPPYIPDSDIAGLAPEVRQEPLVALAGGQDGLSFYRRLIRDADEFLKPGGFIALEVGIHQACPVASLADALPQLKPEAVIKDYGGVERVVILRKSQEG; this is encoded by the coding sequence ATGAAAAAGACAAATGAAATTTGGACAATTGGCAGTATTTTAAAATGGACGGGGCAGTACTTTGGCGAAAAGGGCGTGGAAAATCCACGTCTGGATGCTGAAGTGCTGCTTTCCCATATCCTGGGGATGGAACGGATTCAACTGTATGTTCATTTTGAGCAGCCCTTGCAGCAGCATGAACTGGCTGAGTTCCGGGCGGCTGTGAAAAAACGGGCTACCCGCATACCGGTGGCTTATATTACCGGCTGCAAGGAGTTTATGGGACTGAACTTTACGGTTGCGCCGGAGGTGCTAATACCCCGTCCGGATACCGAAATTCTGGTTGAGGCTTCCCTGGAAAGGCTAAATAATATCGGGCAGCCGCACATTCTGGATATCGGAACAGGCAGCGGGGCTATTATTATTTCGCTGCTGGCCCGTTTGCCTGCTGCCTGCGGCGCTGCTGTCGACATTTCGGACAAAGCGCTGGCTGTTGCCGGAGGCAATGCCGCAAAACATCAAGTGGGCGACAGGCTTACACTGCACCGGGGCGATGTGTATCAGCCGGTTGCCGGCCAGACGTACCATGCGATTTTATCCAACCCTCCTTATATACCGGACAGCGATATTGCCGGTTTGGCTCCCGAGGTTCGGCAGGAACCTCTTGTAGCACTGGCGGGCGGGCAGGATGGTTTAAGTTTTTACCGCCGGCTTATCCGGGATGCCGATGAATTTCTAAAACCAGGTGGTTTTATCGCTCTGGAGGTAGGCATTCATCAGGCCTGCCCGGTGGCGTCCTTGGCGGATGCTCTGCCGCAGCTTAAGCCGGAGGCCGTCATTAAGGATTATGGCGGGGTTGAACGTGTGGTTATTTTAAGAAAAAGCCAGGAGGGGTGA
- a CDS encoding L-threonylcarbamoyladenylate synthase produces the protein METTYFQVCKEKPDPACMRRAAEILKQGGLVAFPTETVYGLGANGLDEQAVGAIFRAKGRPSDNPLILHIADQGDLNELVRTVPANARILLNKFWPGPLTVVLERSPVVPDKVTGGLNTVAVRMPDSVVARELIRLAGVPVAAPSANTSGRPSPTTAQAVLADLAGKIDAIIDAGPANIGLESTIVDCTTPVPTLLRPGGITVEMLAAVLGAVEFAPALGGVQAAPKAPGMKYAHYAPNAPLILLEGESKALQDRLWAELTGALAAGKKAGAVVSDETAARLPAEAVIACYGSCRAPAAIAANLYTALRTFDAAPVDVIYAEGVPEEGLGLAIMNRLRKASAYHIIKV, from the coding sequence ATGGAAACCACATACTTTCAGGTTTGTAAGGAAAAGCCCGATCCGGCCTGTATGCGCCGGGCGGCTGAAATATTAAAACAGGGAGGATTAGTGGCTTTCCCTACAGAAACAGTTTACGGACTGGGCGCCAATGGCCTGGACGAGCAGGCTGTGGGCGCCATTTTCCGGGCCAAAGGACGGCCCTCCGACAACCCTCTGATTTTACATATTGCCGACCAGGGCGATTTGAATGAATTGGTCCGGACTGTACCGGCCAATGCCCGGATTTTGCTGAACAAGTTCTGGCCGGGTCCGCTGACGGTTGTGCTGGAGCGCAGCCCGGTTGTACCCGATAAGGTAACCGGCGGTTTAAACACGGTTGCGGTCAGAATGCCCGATTCAGTCGTGGCCCGGGAACTGATCAGGCTGGCGGGGGTGCCGGTGGCGGCGCCCAGCGCCAATACCTCCGGGCGGCCCAGCCCGACGACTGCCCAGGCGGTGCTGGCCGACCTGGCCGGCAAAATTGACGCTATTATTGATGCCGGTCCGGCAAACATCGGCCTGGAGTCAACGATTGTGGACTGTACCACACCTGTGCCGACGCTGCTGCGGCCTGGGGGAATAACGGTTGAGATGCTGGCGGCAGTACTCGGCGCAGTGGAATTTGCCCCGGCTTTAGGCGGCGTACAGGCTGCGCCTAAAGCACCGGGCATGAAATACGCTCATTATGCGCCGAACGCACCGCTCATTTTGCTGGAGGGCGAGAGTAAAGCTCTTCAGGATCGCCTGTGGGCGGAACTGACCGGCGCGCTGGCGGCCGGCAAAAAGGCCGGCGCTGTGGTCAGCGACGAAACTGCCGCCAGGCTGCCGGCAGAGGCTGTTATTGCCTGCTACGGCTCCTGCAGAGCCCCTGCCGCAATTGCTGCCAATCTCTATACCGCCCTGCGAACCTTCGACGCTGCTCCTGTTGATGTTATTTATGCTGAAGGCGTGCCGGAAGAAGGTCTCGGCCTGGCCATTATGAACCGGCTGCGTAAAGCCAGCGCTTATCATATTATCAAGGTTTAG
- a CDS encoding manganese efflux pump MntP family protein, translating to MGGLELLVLSVALGTDLFSVAIPIGMNRVRLRIILRAAVVFAVFHILMILGGYHLGHWMGHVVEHFGSYHSDCPVLLMENWASILGSLVLAGLGIHMIRESAAVTQPGGNKHHPLKGPALVVLAASVSVDALAAGFSLGMMDVDLLKLSTILGAVIFIIAILGLGLGRRAGRYLGGKSGLIGGTVLVALGIHVLWQVLT from the coding sequence GTGGGCGGATTAGAGTTGCTGGTATTAAGCGTGGCGCTGGGAACGGATTTATTTTCGGTAGCTATACCAATAGGCATGAACAGGGTACGGCTGAGAATTATTTTGCGGGCAGCCGTTGTTTTCGCCGTATTCCATATTCTGATGATTCTTGGCGGGTATCATCTGGGGCACTGGATGGGGCATGTAGTGGAACATTTCGGCAGCTATCATAGCGACTGCCCGGTTTTGCTCATGGAGAACTGGGCCAGCATTCTGGGGTCACTGGTGCTGGCTGGCCTGGGAATTCATATGATCAGGGAAAGTGCCGCTGTGACGCAGCCTGGCGGCAATAAGCATCATCCGCTGAAAGGGCCGGCGCTGGTGGTATTGGCCGCCAGCGTCAGTGTTGACGCTCTGGCTGCAGGGTTTAGCCTGGGCATGATGGATGTGGATTTGCTCAAGCTTAGTACAATTTTGGGAGCGGTAATTTTTATCATTGCCATTCTGGGCTTAGGGCTGGGCCGGAGGGCCGGACGCTATCTGGGGGGAAAATCAGGACTGATCGGCGGTACCGTGCTGGTGGCATTAGGCATCCATGTTTTATGGCAGGTATTGACATGA
- a CDS encoding low molecular weight protein arginine phosphatase, translating into MLRILFVCTGNTCRSPMAEAILKEKVRQHQLEDKIRVFSAGVAAGAEAPASTGAYLAMSAKGIDLTSHYSRQLLPKDVEAADLVLTMTAGHKGAVLHIVPSAGDKLYTLAEFAGGAGQVTDPFGGSAEIYQACAAQIEQLLEQAWEKITALAGKKG; encoded by the coding sequence ATGCTGCGAATTTTATTTGTCTGTACAGGAAACACCTGTCGCAGCCCAATGGCTGAAGCCATTTTGAAAGAGAAAGTCAGGCAGCATCAACTGGAGGATAAAATTAGGGTATTTTCGGCCGGAGTGGCAGCCGGGGCCGAAGCGCCGGCATCCACAGGCGCTTATCTCGCGATGAGCGCTAAGGGCATTGATTTAACCAGTCATTATTCCCGCCAGCTGCTGCCGAAAGATGTTGAGGCGGCCGATCTTGTCTTAACGATGACGGCAGGCCATAAAGGAGCTGTTTTACATATTGTTCCCTCTGCCGGGGACAAGCTTTATACTCTGGCGGAATTTGCGGGCGGAGCCGGTCAGGTGACTGACCCGTTTGGCGGCAGCGCGGAAATTTACCAGGCCTGCGCCGCGCAGATTGAACAATTGCTGGAGCAGGCCTGGGAGAAAATTACTGCACTGGCAGGAAAAAAAGGCTAG
- the rpiB gene encoding ribose 5-phosphate isomerase B, with the protein MRVAIGSDHGGFRLKEELKQLMSELNVQFHDFGTYSTKSVDYPEISGNVAQAVAGGEFDRGIIICGTGIGVSIAANKIKGIRAALCHDVYSAQMSREHNDANVLTMGERVIGFGLARAVAEKWLTTEFAGGRHARRVCQIADLES; encoded by the coding sequence TTGCGTGTAGCAATCGGCAGTGACCATGGGGGATTTCGTCTTAAAGAAGAATTAAAGCAGCTGATGAGTGAACTCAATGTTCAATTTCATGATTTTGGCACTTATTCGACCAAATCGGTAGATTATCCGGAGATATCCGGCAATGTTGCGCAGGCCGTGGCCGGGGGCGAATTCGACCGGGGGATTATTATTTGCGGAACAGGCATTGGAGTGTCGATTGCCGCTAATAAAATTAAGGGCATCAGGGCGGCGCTGTGCCATGATGTGTATTCGGCGCAAATGTCACGCGAGCATAATGATGCCAATGTTTTGACGATGGGCGAGCGGGTGATTGGTTTCGGGCTGGCCCGGGCGGTTGCTGAAAAATGGCTGACAACGGAGTTTGCCGGCGGGCGTCACGCGCGCCGGGTTTGTCAAATTGCCGATTTGGAAAGCTGA
- a CDS encoding TIGR01440 family protein — MGRQVREAAGELIQKSGLTAGQILVVGCSTSEVLGAQIGTGGSPETARIIFEQLDRVCRQYHIFLAVQCCEHLNRALVVERQAMEKYALEQVAVVPVPTAGGALAARAMRAFSDSVVVESIEAHAGLDIGSTLIGMHLKRVAVPVRLACKTIGQAGVTAARTRPRLIGGGRAVYELPPEALR, encoded by the coding sequence ATTGGCCGTCAGGTCCGGGAGGCTGCCGGAGAATTAATCCAAAAATCGGGTCTGACCGCCGGACAGATTTTGGTTGTCGGCTGCAGTACCAGCGAGGTGCTGGGCGCACAAATCGGCACAGGCGGTTCACCGGAAACAGCCCGGATTATTTTTGAGCAGCTTGATCGTGTCTGCCGCCAATATCATATTTTTTTGGCTGTGCAATGCTGCGAACATTTGAACCGGGCGCTGGTGGTTGAGCGGCAGGCAATGGAGAAATATGCCCTGGAGCAGGTCGCCGTGGTACCGGTGCCAACCGCCGGCGGCGCTCTGGCGGCCAGGGCAATGCGCGCCTTTAGCGATTCGGTAGTGGTAGAGTCAATTGAGGCTCATGCGGGACTGGACATTGGCAGTACCTTAATTGGCATGCATTTAAAACGGGTCGCGGTTCCGGTGCGGTTAGCCTGCAAAACGATTGGGCAGGCCGGCGTAACAGCGGCCCGTACCCGGCCGAGACTGATTGGCGGAGGGCGGGCGGTATATGAATTACCGCCGGAGGCATTACGCTAG
- the glyA gene encoding serine hydroxymethyltransferase, with protein sequence MNLLANSDPEIAQAIELELRRQQNKLELIASENFVSPAVMEAQGSVLTNKYAEGYPGKRYYGGCEHVDVVEQLAIDRAKALFGAEHANVQPHSGAQANTAVYFACLQPGDTILGMNLAHGGHLTHGSPVNISGKYFKIIPYGVDENEQRIDYDEVRRLALEHKPRMLVAGASAYSRVIDFALLGQIAREAGALFMVDMAHIAGLVAAGLHPSPVPHADVVTTTTHKTLRGPRGGIILCRQQLAAAINKAVFPGIQGGPLMHVIAAKAVALKEAMTDEFKLYQEQIVKNARALAVKLSETGFSLISGGTDNHLILVDVRGQNLTGKEAERLLDEIGVTVNKNAIPFDPTSPFVTSGIRIGTPALTTRGLKEADMDVVGEIIGLVLNNPQDEAVKARARNLVTELCEKYPLYA encoded by the coding sequence GTGAATTTACTTGCAAATAGCGATCCGGAAATAGCTCAGGCCATTGAGCTTGAGCTCAGGCGGCAGCAAAACAAGCTGGAGCTGATTGCCTCGGAAAACTTTGTCAGCCCGGCGGTGATGGAAGCCCAGGGCTCTGTGCTGACCAATAAATATGCTGAAGGTTACCCTGGTAAACGGTATTACGGGGGCTGCGAGCATGTGGATGTGGTTGAACAGCTGGCCATTGACCGGGCCAAGGCGTTGTTTGGAGCTGAACATGCCAATGTGCAGCCTCATTCGGGCGCTCAGGCCAATACGGCAGTGTATTTCGCCTGCCTGCAGCCAGGCGATACCATTCTGGGAATGAACCTGGCGCATGGCGGTCATTTGACCCATGGCAGTCCGGTGAATATTTCAGGTAAATACTTTAAGATTATTCCTTATGGCGTTGATGAAAACGAGCAGCGTATCGACTATGATGAAGTGCGCAGGCTGGCCTTGGAGCATAAGCCCAGGATGCTGGTAGCCGGCGCCAGCGCCTATTCGCGCGTCATTGATTTTGCCTTGCTGGGACAAATTGCCCGTGAGGCAGGGGCGCTGTTTATGGTGGATATGGCCCACATTGCCGGTCTGGTGGCTGCGGGACTGCACCCCAGTCCTGTGCCGCACGCCGATGTCGTGACAACAACCACGCATAAAACACTGCGCGGCCCGCGCGGCGGCATTATCCTGTGCCGTCAGCAGCTGGCGGCCGCCATTAATAAAGCGGTTTTCCCCGGAATCCAGGGAGGTCCGCTGATGCATGTGATTGCCGCAAAGGCGGTGGCCTTAAAAGAAGCAATGACGGATGAGTTTAAGCTCTATCAGGAACAAATTGTAAAAAATGCCCGCGCCCTGGCCGTCAAACTGTCTGAAACAGGTTTCAGCCTGATTTCCGGCGGGACGGACAATCATTTAATTCTGGTTGACGTACGCGGGCAAAACCTGACCGGCAAGGAAGCGGAAAGGCTGCTGGATGAGATTGGCGTTACGGTCAATAAAAATGCCATTCCCTTTGACCCGACCAGCCCCTTTGTTACCAGCGGCATTCGTATAGGAACGCCCGCCCTGACCACGCGAGGCCTGAAAGAAGCCGATATGGACGTTGTGGGTGAGATTATCGGGCTGGTATTGAATAACCCGCAGGATGAAGCGGTAAAAGCCCGCGCCCGGAACCTGGTAACTGAACTTTGCGAGAAATATCCACTATATGCATAG
- the upp gene encoding uracil phosphoribosyltransferase, which produces MTDLKINVINHPLIQHKLTFIRDIETGTKEFRELLEEIAMLMAYEITRELPLEDTEVTTPVGPCRCKRLSGKKIGVIPILRAGLGMVNGVLKLIPAAKVGHVGLYRDPDTLTPVEYYCKLPTDVHERELVIIDPMLATGGSVVAAIDLLKRNGGKNIKLMCLVVAPEGVKVVNDAHPDVEIYTAAVDERLNDHGYIVPGLGDAGDRIFGTK; this is translated from the coding sequence ATGACTGATTTAAAGATCAATGTAATTAACCACCCGCTGATTCAGCATAAGCTGACGTTTATCCGGGATATAGAAACGGGGACGAAAGAGTTCCGTGAGCTGCTCGAGGAAATCGCCATGCTGATGGCCTATGAAATAACGCGGGAGCTGCCGCTGGAGGATACAGAGGTAACCACGCCGGTGGGACCATGCCGCTGCAAGCGCCTTAGCGGCAAAAAAATTGGCGTTATTCCCATTCTGCGGGCCGGGCTGGGGATGGTCAACGGAGTGCTCAAGCTGATTCCGGCCGCCAAGGTGGGGCATGTCGGGCTGTATCGCGACCCCGATACACTGACGCCGGTGGAATACTATTGCAAGCTGCCTACCGATGTTCATGAACGGGAGCTGGTCATCATTGACCCCATGCTGGCAACCGGCGGTTCAGTTGTTGCCGCAATCGACCTCTTAAAACGCAATGGCGGGAAAAACATCAAACTGATGTGTCTGGTAGTAGCGCCGGAAGGGGTTAAAGTAGTCAATGACGCCCATCCGGATGTGGAAATCTATACCGCTGCAGTTGATGAGCGCCTGAATGACCACGGCTACATAGTCCCGGGCTTAGGCGATGCCGGCGACCGCATTTTTGGCACAAAATAG